A portion of the Aquamicrobium sp. genome contains these proteins:
- a CDS encoding LamB/YcsF family protein, translating to MRIDLNSDLGESFGPWRMGDDAAILGVVTSANIACGGHAGDPATMVETLTLARERGVVVGAHPGFADREGFGRRLIPLSVREVEQLVATQIGALMGAAALAGSSVRYVKPHGALGNWAADDRAVADAIARATRAVSPDLAILAISGTELEAAARAAGLAVFSEIFADRGYLANGRLVPRAREGAMIHDPVAAAARLVDFLSTGRMPTIEGVAIPLEAHSICVHGDSAGALAMARHVRAELEAAGVTVAPFLQSAGGAG from the coding sequence ATGAGAATCGACCTCAATTCCGATCTGGGCGAGAGCTTCGGCCCCTGGCGCATGGGCGACGACGCGGCCATCCTCGGCGTCGTCACCAGCGCCAACATCGCCTGCGGCGGCCATGCCGGCGACCCGGCCACCATGGTCGAGACGCTGACGCTGGCGCGCGAGCGCGGCGTGGTCGTTGGCGCCCATCCCGGCTTCGCCGACCGCGAGGGGTTCGGGCGGCGGCTGATCCCGCTGTCGGTCCGCGAGGTCGAGCAGCTCGTCGCCACCCAGATCGGCGCGCTGATGGGCGCGGCGGCGCTGGCGGGCTCGAGCGTGCGCTACGTGAAGCCGCACGGGGCGCTCGGCAACTGGGCCGCGGACGATCGCGCCGTGGCCGACGCCATCGCGCGCGCCACCCGGGCCGTCTCGCCCGATCTCGCTATCCTCGCGATCTCCGGCACCGAGCTGGAAGCCGCCGCCCGCGCGGCCGGCCTCGCCGTGTTCAGCGAGATTTTCGCCGACCGCGGCTATCTCGCCAACGGCCGTCTCGTCCCGCGCGCCCGCGAGGGCGCGATGATCCACGATCCCGTCGCGGCGGCGGCGCGGCTGGTCGATTTCCTGTCCACCGGGCGGATGCCGACGATCGAGGGGGTGGCGATCCCGCTCGAGGCGCATTCGATCTGCGTTCACGGCGACAGCGCCGGCGCGCTCGCCATGGCGCGCCACGTCCGCGCCGAGCTGGAGGCTGCGGGCGTCACGGTCGCGCCTTTCCTGCAATCCGCCGGAGGCGCCGGCTGA
- a CDS encoding VOC family protein — MGNFDKLHHICIVVHDIDRTQAWYESIGIGPWEAYPPLVEYEELEVPHRGGFMAMQYRICNLPNIQLQLCQPNGDPTPQRIHLDTKGEGVFHIGFEVADADDAEARAAESGLAPLMRGRRQNRTGFTYYDTAGEGGVVMLTRATNLPGK; from the coding sequence ATGGGCAACTTCGACAAGCTGCACCACATCTGCATCGTCGTCCACGACATCGACAGGACGCAGGCCTGGTACGAATCGATCGGCATCGGGCCATGGGAAGCCTACCCGCCGCTGGTGGAATATGAGGAACTGGAGGTGCCGCATCGCGGTGGCTTCATGGCCATGCAGTACCGCATCTGCAACCTGCCGAACATCCAGCTCCAGCTCTGCCAGCCGAACGGGGACCCGACGCCGCAGCGCATCCATCTCGACACCAAGGGCGAGGGCGTGTTCCATATCGGCTTCGAGGTCGCGGATGCGGACGACGCGGAAGCCAGGGCCGCGGAAAGCGGGCTTGCGCCGCTGATGCGCGGGCGCCGCCAGAACCGCACCGGCTTCACCTATTACGACACGGCCGGCGAGGGCGGGGTCGTCATGCTGACGCGCGCCACGAACCTGCCCGGCAAATAG